DNA from Nitrospira sp.:
AGAAGTCTAACGCCTGTCAAATGCTGACAGAGTTGCAACGTGGAGATAAAGATGACGACGTACTTCGCGAATCCGACTCATGTGAAAGAAACCTGGCATCTGGTGAACGCAGAGGGGAAAACCCTGGGCCGATTGGCGGCACGAGTGGCCGGCGTCTTACGGGGAAAACACCGCCCGACATTCACGCCGAATGTCGATCTGGGTGATCATGTGGTCATCGTGAATGCGGAAAAGATTCACTTGACCGGCGACAAGATGGAAACCAAACTGTACCGGCGCCATTCCGGGTATCCGGGAGGGTTGAAAACCGCCTCCGCCGCACACGTATTTCGGAAGGACCCGACGCAGCTCTTGACAAGAGCGATCAAGGGCATGCTTCCGAAAACCCCGCTCGGCAATGGGATGGCGCGTAAGCTCCGCGTCTATGTCGGACCAGACCACCCGCATCACGCTCAACGTCCTGAACCTATTTCTCTCTAGAGACATGGCCTCAAACAGAAGGAGACAAGTCGCATGGCAGTGGTGACACAATACGCAACGGGACGGAGAAAGTGCGCAGTCGCCCGAGCCTGGGTCACAGGCACCGAAGGCGATATTGTCGTGAACGATAAGCCGTTGGAGAAGGCGTTCCCTCGTCTCACCCTGCGGCAAATTATCCAGCTACCTCTCGAGATGGCCGGCCTGATGGGCAAATACTCGATCAGCGCGACCGTCTATGGGGGCGGCCCGACCGGGCAAGCCGGCGCTCTCCGTCATGCCATCGCGCGGGCGCTTGTCGCGATGACCCCTTCCACCCGCAGTCCCCTGAAGAAAGAGGGCTTGCTCACTCGTGATTCGCGCGTGAAGGAACGAAAGAAGTACGGACAGAAGGGCGCGCGCAAGCGGTTCCAATACTCCAAGCGCTAGGCGCAGGGGCCGACGATCCAGGAAAAGGGAAGGCTCCATGCCTTCCCTTTTTTGTGTCCTCTTTTATGTGAAACAACTGTCGGCCTAGGATAGACATATTGACCGATGAGTGAGAAATTTCGAATCGCGATTGCTGGAGCCAGCGGATATGCCGGCGCGGAACTTGTTCGACTCACGGCGGCCCATCCCTATTTTACCATCACCGCCGTAACGTCTGAAAAGTCAGCGGGTCAGTCGGTCTCATCCGTGTTTCCGAGTTTCAGGGGAATCGTCGACCATCAGTTTGAAGCCTTGGCGCCGGAAGCCCTGACGGAGCGGGCGGATGCCGTTTTTCTCGCGCTACCTCATACAAAATCACAGGACCCCGTTGCGGCATGCATCAAGGCAGGCAAGCCCGTCGTCGACCTCAGTGCAGATTACCGGCTGAAGGACGTCGGCATCTACGAGAAGTGGTATCACACTCCGCATGGATACCCACATTTGCTCCAAGATGCGGTGTACGGTTTGCCGGAGATCCATCGAACCGCGATTGCCAAGTCGAAACTTGTTGCGTCGCCTGGATGTTATCCCACTGCCGCAGTCCTACAGTTGGCGCCCCTCTTCGCCAAACGGCTCGCACGACCGGAGACGATCGTGATCGACGCCAAGTCCGGCGTGTCAGGAGCGGGACGGAGCCCTGCCCTGGCCTACCATTTTCCGGAAGCGCATGAATCCCTGGAGCCCTACAAGATCGGTCAACATCGCCATACTCCTGAAATCGAACAGGAACTTTCCGGACTCATGGACAGTGTCGACTCCGTGACCGTGACATTCACTCCTCATCTTGTACCGATGAATCGAGGTATCCTGAGTACGGCGTATTGTAAACTGACGCAGCCCGTGCAACTTTCTGACCTTCGAGACTTGTACCGAGAGTTCTATACAGGTGAACGCTTCGTTCGGCTCTACGAGGACATCGTTCCCAATCCGCGTTACATCAAAGGCACGAACTATTGCGACATCGGCGTGTACATGGATTCGCGCACCGGATGGGTCGTCACCGTGGCGGCGGTCGACAATCTCGTCAAGGGAGCCGCTGGTCAGGCCATTCAAGCCATGAATTTGATGCTCGGCATTCCCGAGGACACCGGCCTTACCGCACCGGGCAGTTATCCCTAACCAACCTCCTCGACGATCGCGTACTCAATCGTCACACGACTCGAGAACTCGTTATGAGACCAAGACACATCGGCATCACTGCACCGCTAGGGTTTCAAGCCGCCGGAATCCATTGCGGGATCAAAAAACCAGATCTGCTCGATTTGGCCCTCTGCGTGTCCGACGCAAGCGGACCGATCGCCGGGGTTTTCACAAAGAATCGCGTTGTCGCCGCACCGGTACTCCTGGATCGACAACATCTTCGGTCTCGTCGCGGGCGAGCTATCATTGTCAACAGTGGGAACGCCAATGCCTGCACGGGTGAACAAGGACTGGCGGCGGCGAAAGCAATGGCTAGGGCTGTGGCGGAGCAGCTTTCCCTTCCCGTACACCAAGTATTCGTGGGTTCGACCGGTGTGATCGGTCGTGTCCTGCCGATTGATCGCATCACCGCAGCCGTCCCGACCCTGATCGCACATCTCAGCATCCCAGGAGGCGATCAAGCAGCCCATGCGATCTTAACCACGGACTTGCGGCCCAAGACCGTCGCGAGACAAGCGAAAATCGGCGGTCGTGTCGTCACCATCGGCGGCATGGCCAAGGGTTCAGGCATGATCCACCCGAATATGGCCACCATGCTTGCCTATTTGACGACGGATGCTGCGATTGCTCCAGCTGCCCTCCAGTCGGCATTGAAATCGGCAGTCGATCAATCCTTCAATTGCATTACGGTAGACGGTGATACCAGCACGAACGACACGGTTCTCTGTCTCGCTAATGGCCTGGCCAGGAACCGACCTATTCAACAATGCACCAAGCCCTATCGCGATTTCGAGCGACTCTTGACCGATGCGGCACAGGAATTGGCTCTCATGATTTGCCGCGATGGAGAAGGGGTCACCAAGGTCGTCGCGATTCGGGTGCACGAAGCCGCCACGATGACAGCGGCAAAACGAGTTGCCGGCACCATCGCAACATCAAATCTGGTCAA
Protein-coding regions in this window:
- the argJ gene encoding bifunctional glutamate N-acetyltransferase/amino-acid acetyltransferase ArgJ; this translates as MRPRHIGITAPLGFQAAGIHCGIKKPDLLDLALCVSDASGPIAGVFTKNRVVAAPVLLDRQHLRSRRGRAIIVNSGNANACTGEQGLAAAKAMARAVAEQLSLPVHQVFVGSTGVIGRVLPIDRITAAVPTLIAHLSIPGGDQAAHAILTTDLRPKTVARQAKIGGRVVTIGGMAKGSGMIHPNMATMLAYLTTDAAIAPAALQSALKSAVDQSFNCITVDGDTSTNDTVLCLANGLARNRPIQQCTKPYRDFERLLTDAAQELALMICRDGEGVTKVVAIRVHEAATMTAAKRVAGTIATSNLVKTALFGEDANWGRVMAAIGRSGVAIDPDRVTVRFDDIVMVRRGVGMGPEAEQKIAPVFKQKEFTVTVQLGQGQAHAHMWTTDLSYDYVRINASYRS
- the argC gene encoding N-acetyl-gamma-glutamyl-phosphate reductase, translating into MSEKFRIAIAGASGYAGAELVRLTAAHPYFTITAVTSEKSAGQSVSSVFPSFRGIVDHQFEALAPEALTERADAVFLALPHTKSQDPVAACIKAGKPVVDLSADYRLKDVGIYEKWYHTPHGYPHLLQDAVYGLPEIHRTAIAKSKLVASPGCYPTAAVLQLAPLFAKRLARPETIVIDAKSGVSGAGRSPALAYHFPEAHESLEPYKIGQHRHTPEIEQELSGLMDSVDSVTVTFTPHLVPMNRGILSTAYCKLTQPVQLSDLRDLYREFYTGERFVRLYEDIVPNPRYIKGTNYCDIGVYMDSRTGWVVTVAAVDNLVKGAAGQAIQAMNLMLGIPEDTGLTAPGSYP
- the rpsI gene encoding 30S ribosomal protein S9, with product MAVVTQYATGRRKCAVARAWVTGTEGDIVVNDKPLEKAFPRLTLRQIIQLPLEMAGLMGKYSISATVYGGGPTGQAGALRHAIARALVAMTPSTRSPLKKEGLLTRDSRVKERKKYGQKGARKRFQYSKR
- the rplM gene encoding 50S ribosomal protein L13; this encodes MTTYFANPTHVKETWHLVNAEGKTLGRLAARVAGVLRGKHRPTFTPNVDLGDHVVIVNAEKIHLTGDKMETKLYRRHSGYPGGLKTASAAHVFRKDPTQLLTRAIKGMLPKTPLGNGMARKLRVYVGPDHPHHAQRPEPISL